A segment of the Candidatus Methylacidithermus pantelleriae genome:
GCCGTTGCAGCCACCCGCAAGCCAAAGGCAGAGGCCCATTGAATAGCGGCTAGCCCTACGCCTCCACTGCCCCCGTGAACCAAAAGGGTTTCACCTGGTTTGGGAGAAACCAGAACGAAAAGAGCCCGGTAGGCCGTCCCATAGGGTACATAGAGGCAAGCACCCTCCGCAAAGCTAATCGAGGGAGGAAGCGGGTAAACTTGTGACTCCGACGCGACAGCAAGTTCGGCGTAGGTGCCCGTGCGGCTCCCAGCCAGGTATACCCGATCGCCTGCCTTGACTTTAGTGACCTTCGGACCAGTTTGTTCCACCACCCCGGCGCCGTCAATACCCGGCGTGAATGGTAGCTCCGGAGAATACCCGAACTGGCCTCCGCGCAGGTAGGTATCCACCGGGTTTACTCCGGCTGCATGGATTCTGACCAATACTTCTCCTTCCCCGGGGACTGGGTCGGGAAGCTCTTCCAGCGTCATGACCTCT
Coding sequences within it:
- a CDS encoding NADPH:quinone reductase, coding for MKAIIVRRLGQPEVMTLEELPDPVPGEGEVLVRIHAAGVNPVDTYLRGGQFGYSPELPFTPGIDGAGVVEQTGPKVTKVKAGDRVYLAGSRTGTYAELAVASESQVYPLPPSISFAEGACLYVPYGTAYRALFVLVSPKPGETLLVHGGSGGVGLAAIQWASAFGLRVAATASTEEGRSLVLRNGAQAAWDHTDPSHWEKAVEWTGGVGFGIVLEMLANVNLARDLDIIRTGGRVIVVGCRGESCIDPRKLMAKDGGILGLSLANASPQELEGFHLALEAGLSRGFVRPHIRAILPLSQAPKAHRMIWEPGALGKIVLVP